In the Octopus sinensis linkage group LG17, ASM634580v1, whole genome shotgun sequence genome, one interval contains:
- the LOC115220700 gene encoding serine/arginine repetitive matrix protein 2 isoform X1, with protein MSQKVTQVILPRQMFLRNLGLSHCIFPSSGKSGVVGPKKSEQLTISHGVVSDSQNKSGPNETEPLSSEMETVIIQGTDFAKEFEKPNDRASHIKIGRAKQKIIGNQGTILQCTSLNVASSNNRSDGKLNAVAQKPTVAQSVETATKKNDGPCRTSDLEGSAASSCSAVKTNCKKAGSTAVPVTTSCTITAASGRKDGSFVGRGNVQLVNTSCITKGKILTRPTPIVPPPLRPNDNSKTMRRNSAFTNMRPVVPNPGNIFPGSTPPRVRNPGSNFNTPRPGVCVQGNLYGRPNVPMGNVRNARQMGMVNRFNTPRSVGGILVRPSGSPLMRPTCPGTKGNQLIMSSVSNIVNPKIAGSSKQNVKANSNTTTTTTMTTTTSTSSTTTTTATTTTTTTPTTTTTTTINNVNIKNNVTFTNSKSKALASDGNSGKANNGRNLVKSKPESNKVISETKTQVNTSNSTLDLDVTKKISNNNNTTTNKSANVGATKFSENSQVNVASSSSTKSNSIVKVASSTAVHTVPSSSSSITNDKLIITTTTNTATAIKASLKPSGTISTSLPNSTPVASVSGQLQSSCTETKEKEQHPPDSTGAEESCDVLDDSEGSKSAISFSFCRKMGQKLSSSVPFGKERDEKLLHSGESEREPKEIKAAEETSDSVEKGDAEKSEKSSEEKPAAKELPPAGMPFLKVLNKEQTLELDWPVEMIQYTKTQPPITYSCNPLFFDFSELLPKNKSQKSDDVSKTKVKGKSEEMSTVKVEVNSFTNKDELKESKPLARKSKKKKRKLSTQHHSDEDEPKAKKKKKKKHKKKEHKTEEGVSGKDDNKNVSVESGKNKRHKKKKKRSHQSGTKSDTELGDGGEAVRNKSSHKSKHKKHKSRKSKKKRHKSDEFEKQSQSGHESEEETTGPYGIGLKNKQLKKRKSQLKSESGNVSSEEETTAAASDNSKVTKVHKTKVKLVGVDRSELPELDSKQSTAAATTTAISMGEEEKPDVSKKRPVSVGTSGSLFESMDDCKKISKEETVCVKAGSSSERKRHSGDTDSPLSKRKASKNPCIKSEEDTWSKMENLFEARFDPEGNKASWDTSSDSDVESPVNSCLKSKNNSEVFKRKKNGDESIQTDKKENNKNNNNSNNNNNSNNNNSNNKSAFSSSKVDSRIENYHQSSGSDTDQPSCSVQKSYKRKKCYSGESHHSESQCRSREHSYSSSYSDRDSHYSDKSKHRHSRSHSSSNSRSRSRSRSVSYERHGSHRGRRYSYSSYSEDDYRYRRRRTASRSCSRHRSRTRSSSYSHSRRYRSYSSEHRSYTSSSSRSRSRSESRGRSRSYSYSRSHSKSSSYSRSRSRSRSYHKSHSKSRSPHKSKSDYRHKSSPEPRYSSSYSTKKYSQSLQSKKSDNDKSGKLDPAKIPMPGDIKDGGSDQQDKSKGKSSPGESTKSATPVSEASTATTSVTSKADTAGQSNNSDAKPSSGGLKNIPLPPFQVAEAAHLTPENQTRPPPPPPQLIPPPRFPAAANDNLLHPLPDLSQPPPSAAIIPTCPPPPPPPPPPLNMNMPALPPTRMGAPSLYGHLSLPTREPTPMNVPPPPPPPRTPLPFTPRSVTRLEQTKDGSVVVKPAIEQNIQSLPATPSLLPLVVEAVEKEMTPPLPPPKSPPPQPPPPPKKEDEKKSCEDISPMPLPIIPPEQAEQYKHLQEMAQKHALKQQRRQHQKETGQVEESDDDESMEMEGQVSTVVSDEETDEQPGILALPEPEPQHLQQQILLPQAQHAGSPVIAHHPMVPFSQQQQIMIPPNALLQSQGTFPIQAGGPVIAIPQMSHGAAHHHHPHHALAGHHALHHHLHATAAGLPIAAAAHPFHHQLIAAPSQLMPLASPQPLLTQIHPPGSIIIGHQVYIPRFPRAI; from the exons aaaATTATTGGTAACCAAGGAACTATTCTTCAGTGTACCAGTCTGAATGTTGCCAGCAGCAATAACAGAAGCGATGGCAAACTTAATGCTGTTGCCCAAAAACCTACAGTGGCTCAATCTGTTGAAACTGCAACAAAGAAAAACGATGGGCCTTGCCGAACAAGTGACTTAGAAGGAAGTGCAGCTAGCAGCTGTTCTGCTGTCAAGACAAACTGCAAAAAAGCTGGAAGTACTGCTGTGCCAGTTACTACTAGTTGTACGATAACAGCTGCCTCAGGAAGAAAGGACGGAAGCTTTGTTGGAAGAGGAAATGTCCAACTAGTCAATACTAGTTGTATTACCAAAGGAAAGATTCTCACAAGACCAACTCCTATTGTTCCTCCACCTTTAAGACCTAATGATAATTCAAAAACTATGAGACGTAATTCAGCTTTTACAAACATGAGACCAGTTGTTCCGAACCCTGGGAATATATTTCCTGGTTCTACTCCACCAAGGGTTCGAAATCCTGGCTCCAACTTCAATACACCTCGACCAGGTGTTTGTGTACAAGGCAATTTATATGGTAGACCAAATGTTCCAATGGGCAATGTGAGGAATGCCAGACAGATGGGTATGGTGAACAGATTCAACACCCCCCGATCAGTGGGTGGAATACTTGTGCGACCAAGTGGTTCTCCTTTGATGCGACCAACATGTCCTGGAACTAAGGGTAATCAGCTAATTATGTCCAGTGTTTCTAATATTGTGAATCCAAAGATTGCAGGTTCTAGCAAGCAGAATGTCAAAGCGAattctaatactactactactactactatgactactactactagtacttcatctactacaactactacagcaactactactactactacaactccaaccacaactactactacaactattaataatgttaatattaaaaataatgtgaCTTTTACCAACTCTAAAAGCAAGGCATTAGCATCAGATGGAAATAGTGGCAAGGCCAACAATGGGAGGAATTTGGTAAAATCAAAACCTGAATCAAACAAAGTGATTagtgaaacaaaaacacaggTGAACACAAGTAACTCTACTCTTGATTTAGATGTCACTAAAAagatcagcaataataataatactactactaataaaagTGCCAATGTTGGTGCTACTAAGTTTTCTGAGAACAGTCAAGTAAATgtagctagtagtagtagtactaagtCGAACAGTATTGTAAAAGTTGCAAGTAGCACAGCAGTACATACAGTGCCATCTTCCAGCTCATCTATTACAAACGACAAgttaatcatcaccaccaccactaatactgctACTGCTATAAAAGCAAGCCTCAAACCAAGTGGAACTATTTCTACAAGTTTACCAAATTCTACTCCAGTTGCTTCTGTCAGTGGACAGTTACAATCTTCATGTACTGAAACTAAAGAAAA gGAACAACATCCACCAGATTCCACTGGGGCAGAAGAGAGCTGTGATGTATTGGATGACAGTGAAGGATCTAAAAGTGCcatttcattctctttttgtcgaaAAATGGGGCAAAAGTTATCATCTTCGGTTCCATTTGGTAAGGAAAGAGATGAAAAACTGTTACATTCtggtgaaagtgagagagaacctAAAGAAATTAAAGCAGCTGAAGAAACCAGTGATAGTGTTGAGAAAGGTGATGCAGAAAAGTCTGAGAAGTCTTCTGAAGAGAAGCCAGCTGCTAAAGAATTGCCACCTGCTGGAATGCCATTTTTAAAAGTTCTTAACAAAGAACAAACCCTTGAGTTAGACTGGCCTGTTGAAATGATCCAGTATACAAAGACTCAGCCCCCCATAACCTATAGCTGTAATCCTCTCTTCTTTGACTTCAGTGAATTATTACCGAAGAATAAATCTCAGAAAAGCGATGATGTTTCTAAAACTAAAGTAAAAGGGAAAAGTGAGGAGATGTCAACTGTGAAGGTGGAGGTAAATAGCTTCACTAACAAGGATGAACTGAAGGAAAGTAAGCCATTGGCAAGGAAGTCTAAGAAGAAAAAGCGAAAATTGTCCACTCAACATCACTCTGATGAAGATGAACCaaaagcaaagaagaagaagaaaaagaaacacaagaaGAAAGAGCATAAAACAGAGGAAGGTGTTTCTGGCAAAGATGATAATAAGAATGTGTCTGTGGAAAGTGGGAAGAATAAAAgacataagaagaaaaagaaacgatcTCATCAATCTGGCACCAAGTCTGATACTGAGTTAGGAGACGGTGGTGAAGCAGTTCGGAACAAGAGTTCacataaaagcaaacataaaaaacACAAGTCAAGAAAATCCAAGAAGAAAAGGCACAAAAGTGATGAGTTTGAGAAGCAATCCCAAAGTGGCCATGAGAGCGAAGAGGAAACTACAGGTCCATATGGCATCGGTCTGAAAAATAAacagttgaagaaaagaaaatcacaacTGAAATCTGAAAGTGGTAATGTTTCTTCAGAAGAAGAAACTACAGCAGCAGCATCTGATAATAGTAAGGTCACCAAAGTTCACAAAACCAAAGTTAAATTAGTAGGTGTTGATCGAAGTGAATTACCTGAGCTGGACTCTAAGCagtccactgctgctgctactactactgccattTCTATGGGTGAAGAGGAAAAACCTGATGTAAGTAAGAAAAGGCCTGTGAGCGTTGGTACTTCTGGTTCTTTATTTGAATCTATGGATGATTGtaagaaaatttcaaaagaagaaaCTGTTTGTGTAAAGGCTGGTTCTAGCAGCGAGAGGAAGCGCCATTCTGGTGATACTGATTCCCCTTTAAGTAAGAGGAAAGCATCTAAAAATCCTTGTATAAAGAGTGAAGAAGACACATGGAGTAAAATGGAAAATCTATTTGAAGCTCGCTTCGACCCGGAAGGGAACAAAGCATCATGGGACACAAGCAGTGATAGTGATGTTGAATCCCCTGTTAATTCATGTTTGAAGTCTAAAAATAACAGTGAAGTCTTTAAGAGAAAGAAGAATGGTGATGAATCTATACAGaccgataaaaaagaaaataataaaaataataataatagcaacaacaacaataatagtaataacaataatagtaataataaaagtgCATTTTCAAGTTCGAAAGTTGACTCCCGTATTGAAAATTATCATCAAAGCTCTGGAAGTGATACGGATCAGCCTTCTTGCTCTGTACAGAAAAGCTACAAACGAAAGAAATGTTATTCTGGTGAGAGTCATCACAGTGAGAGTCAGTGTCGAAGCAGGGAACATTCTTATAGCTCATCTTACAGCGATAGAGACTCGCATTATTCAGACAAATCAAAACATAGGCACTCTAGGTCACATTCATCCAGCAATTCTCGATCGAGGTCACGATCACGGTCAGTGTCCTACGAAAGACATGGTTCTCACAGAGGTCGACGTTACTCCTACAGTAGTTATTCGGAAGACGACTATCGTTACAGGCGCAGGCGTACGGCATCACGCTCTTGCAGCCGGCACCGGTCTCGAACTCGTTCCAGCTCGTACAGTCATTCTAGAAGATACAGATCCTATTCCAGTGAACACCGGTCATACACTAGCAGCAGTAGCCGGTCAAGAAGTCGATCAGAGTCACGGGGTCGCTCTCGCTCATATTCCTACTCACGATCACACTCCAAATCTTCCTCCTACTCGAGGTCGCGATCAAGGTCACGGTCGTATCATAAGTCTCATTCAAAGTCACGCTCACCCCACAAATCTAAATCAGATTACAGACACAAAAGTAGTCCAGAACCCAGATACAGTTCTTCTTACTCGACCAAAAAATATTCTCAAAGTCTTCAGAGTAAAAAGAGTGACAATGATAAAAGTGGTAAGCTTGATCCTGCTAAAATTCCAATGCCTGGTGATATCAAAGATGGTGGAAGTGACCAACAGGACAAAAGTAAAGGGAAAAGTTCCCCAGGAGAAAGTACCAAGTCAGCTACACCTGTCAGTGAAGCTAGCACTGCAACCACCAGTGTCACTAGCAAGGCTGACACAGCTGGGCAGAGCAACAACAGTGATGCAAAACCAAGCAGTGGTGGCTTGAAAAATATTCCCTTGCCTCCTTTCCAAGTGGCAGAGGCTGCCCACTTGACACCCGAAAATCAAACACGCccaccccctccccctccccaacTCATACCTCCACCGCGCTTCCCAGCTGCTGCAAATGATAATCTCTTGCATCCTCTACCTGACCTCTCGCAGCCACCACCCTCTGCGGCCATCATTCCTACCTGCCCACCACCCCCTCctcccccaccgccaccactcaACATGAACATGCCTGCACTGCCACCTACCAGAATGGGGGCACCGTCATTGTATGGCCACCTCAGCCTGCCCACTCGGGAGCCAACACCCATGAATGTTCCACCTCCGCCACCTCCTCCAAGAACGCCGCTACCATTCACACCTCGGTCGGTGACACGCCTGGAACAGACCAAGGATGGTAGTGTTGTTGTAAAACCTGCAATAgaacaaaatatacaaagcctGCCAGCCACCCCCAGTTTGCTGCCTTTAGTTGTGGAGGCTGTGGAGAAGGAAATGACACCACCTCTTCCACCCCCTAAGTCGCCCCCACCCCAACCACCCCCTCCACCCAAGAAAGAGGATGAGAAAAAGAGCTGTGAAGATATCTCGCCAATGCCACTCCCTATCATCCCTCCAGAACAGGCAGAGCAGTACAAGCACTTACAGGAGATGGCACAGAAACATGCATTAAAGCAACAGAGGCGTCAGCATCAGAAGGAGACAGGCCAAGTTGaagagagtgatgatgatgagtcaatGGAAATGGAAGGGCAGGTTTCGACTGTAGTGTCTGATGAAGAGACCGATGAGCAACCTGGAATTTTGGCTTTGCCGGAACCTGAACCTCAGCACTTACAGCAGCAGATTCTCTTACCGCAGGCGCAACACGCCGGTAGCCCAGTCATTGCACACCACCCTATGGTGCCGTTCTCTCAACAGCAGCAGATAATGATCCCTCCAAATGCGTTGCTCCAGTCTCAGGGCACGTTTCCAATCCAGGCTGGAGGACCAGTTATCGCCATTCCACAGATGTCTCATGGAGCAGCCCATCACCACCATCCGCACCATGCTTTGGCTGGTCACCATGCTCTCCACCATCACTTACATGCAACTGCTGCTGGGCTACCAATAGCTGCTGCAGCCCATCCATTTCATCATCAACTCATCGCGGCTCCCAGTCAACTTATGCCATTGGCTTCACCTCAGCCACTCCTCACTCAGATACACCCCCCAGGCTCAATAATTATAGGTCATCAGGTATATATACCAAGGTTCCCCAGAGCTATTTAA
- the LOC115220700 gene encoding serine/arginine repetitive matrix protein 2 isoform X4 — protein MPRQMFLRNLGLSHCIFPSSGKSGVVGPKKSEQLTISHGVVSDSQNKSGPNETEPLSSEMETVIIQGTDFAKEFEKPNDRASHIKIGRAKQKIIGNQGTILQCTSLNVASSNNRSDGKLNAVAQKPTVAQSVETATKKNDGPCRTSDLEGSAASSCSAVKTNCKKAGSTAVPVTTSCTITAASGRKDGSFVGRGNVQLVNTSCITKGKILTRPTPIVPPPLRPNDNSKTMRRNSAFTNMRPVVPNPGNIFPGSTPPRVRNPGSNFNTPRPGVCVQGNLYGRPNVPMGNVRNARQMGMVNRFNTPRSVGGILVRPSGSPLMRPTCPGTKGNQLIMSSVSNIVNPKIAGSSKQNVKANSNTTTTTTMTTTTSTSSTTTTTATTTTTTTPTTTTTTTINNVNIKNNVTFTNSKSKALASDGNSGKANNGRNLVKSKPESNKVISETKTQVNTSNSTLDLDVTKKISNNNNTTTNKSANVGATKFSENSQVNVASSSSTKSNSIVKVASSTAVHTVPSSSSSITNDKLIITTTTNTATAIKASLKPSGTISTSLPNSTPVASVSGQLQSSCTETKEKEQHPPDSTGAEESCDVLDDSEGSKSAISFSFCRKMGQKLSSSVPFGKERDEKLLHSGESEREPKEIKAAEETSDSVEKGDAEKSEKSSEEKPAAKELPPAGMPFLKVLNKEQTLELDWPVEMIQYTKTQPPITYSCNPLFFDFSELLPKNKSQKSDDVSKTKVKGKSEEMSTVKVEVNSFTNKDELKESKPLARKSKKKKRKLSTQHHSDEDEPKAKKKKKKKHKKKEHKTEEGVSGKDDNKNVSVESGKNKRHKKKKKRSHQSGTKSDTELGDGGEAVRNKSSHKSKHKKHKSRKSKKKRHKSDEFEKQSQSGHESEEETTGPYGIGLKNKQLKKRKSQLKSESGNVSSEEETTAAASDNSKVTKVHKTKVKLVGVDRSELPELDSKQSTAAATTTAISMGEEEKPDVSKKRPVSVGTSGSLFESMDDCKKISKEETVCVKAGSSSERKRHSGDTDSPLSKRKASKNPCIKSEEDTWSKMENLFEARFDPEGNKASWDTSSDSDVESPVNSCLKSKNNSEVFKRKKNGDESIQTDKKENNKNNNNSNNNNNSNNNNSNNKSAFSSSKVDSRIENYHQSSGSDTDQPSCSVQKSYKRKKCYSGESHHSESQCRSREHSYSSSYSDRDSHYSDKSKHRHSRSHSSSNSRSRSRSRSVSYERHGSHRGRRYSYSSYSEDDYRYRRRRTASRSCSRHRSRTRSSSYSHSRRYRSYSSEHRSYTSSSSRSRSRSESRGRSRSYSYSRSHSKSSSYSRSRSRSRSYHKSHSKSRSPHKSKSDYRHKSSPEPRYSSSYSTKKYSQSLQSKKSDNDKSGKLDPAKIPMPGDIKDGGSDQQDKSKGKSSPGESTKSATPVSEASTATTSVTSKADTAGQSNNSDAKPSSGGLKNIPLPPFQVAEAAHLTPENQTRPPPPPPQLIPPPRFPAAANDNLLHPLPDLSQPPPSAAIIPTCPPPPPPPPPPLNMNMPALPPTRMGAPSLYGHLSLPTREPTPMNVPPPPPPPRTPLPFTPRSVTRLEQTKDGSVVVKPAIEQNIQSLPATPSLLPLVVEAVEKEMTPPLPPPKSPPPQPPPPPKKEDEKKSCEDISPMPLPIIPPEQAEQYKHLQEMAQKHALKQQRRQHQKETGQVEESDDDESMEMEGQVSTVVSDEETDEQPGILALPEPEPQHLQQQILLPQAQHAGSPVIAHHPMVPFSQQQQIMIPPNALLQSQGTFPIQAGGPVIAIPQMSHGAAHHHHPHHALAGHHALHHHLHATAAGLPIAAAAHPFHHQLIAAPSQLMPLASPQPLLTQIHPPGSIIIGHQVYIPRFPRAI, from the exons aaaATTATTGGTAACCAAGGAACTATTCTTCAGTGTACCAGTCTGAATGTTGCCAGCAGCAATAACAGAAGCGATGGCAAACTTAATGCTGTTGCCCAAAAACCTACAGTGGCTCAATCTGTTGAAACTGCAACAAAGAAAAACGATGGGCCTTGCCGAACAAGTGACTTAGAAGGAAGTGCAGCTAGCAGCTGTTCTGCTGTCAAGACAAACTGCAAAAAAGCTGGAAGTACTGCTGTGCCAGTTACTACTAGTTGTACGATAACAGCTGCCTCAGGAAGAAAGGACGGAAGCTTTGTTGGAAGAGGAAATGTCCAACTAGTCAATACTAGTTGTATTACCAAAGGAAAGATTCTCACAAGACCAACTCCTATTGTTCCTCCACCTTTAAGACCTAATGATAATTCAAAAACTATGAGACGTAATTCAGCTTTTACAAACATGAGACCAGTTGTTCCGAACCCTGGGAATATATTTCCTGGTTCTACTCCACCAAGGGTTCGAAATCCTGGCTCCAACTTCAATACACCTCGACCAGGTGTTTGTGTACAAGGCAATTTATATGGTAGACCAAATGTTCCAATGGGCAATGTGAGGAATGCCAGACAGATGGGTATGGTGAACAGATTCAACACCCCCCGATCAGTGGGTGGAATACTTGTGCGACCAAGTGGTTCTCCTTTGATGCGACCAACATGTCCTGGAACTAAGGGTAATCAGCTAATTATGTCCAGTGTTTCTAATATTGTGAATCCAAAGATTGCAGGTTCTAGCAAGCAGAATGTCAAAGCGAattctaatactactactactactactatgactactactactagtacttcatctactacaactactacagcaactactactactactacaactccaaccacaactactactacaactattaataatgttaatattaaaaataatgtgaCTTTTACCAACTCTAAAAGCAAGGCATTAGCATCAGATGGAAATAGTGGCAAGGCCAACAATGGGAGGAATTTGGTAAAATCAAAACCTGAATCAAACAAAGTGATTagtgaaacaaaaacacaggTGAACACAAGTAACTCTACTCTTGATTTAGATGTCACTAAAAagatcagcaataataataatactactactaataaaagTGCCAATGTTGGTGCTACTAAGTTTTCTGAGAACAGTCAAGTAAATgtagctagtagtagtagtactaagtCGAACAGTATTGTAAAAGTTGCAAGTAGCACAGCAGTACATACAGTGCCATCTTCCAGCTCATCTATTACAAACGACAAgttaatcatcaccaccaccactaatactgctACTGCTATAAAAGCAAGCCTCAAACCAAGTGGAACTATTTCTACAAGTTTACCAAATTCTACTCCAGTTGCTTCTGTCAGTGGACAGTTACAATCTTCATGTACTGAAACTAAAGAAAA gGAACAACATCCACCAGATTCCACTGGGGCAGAAGAGAGCTGTGATGTATTGGATGACAGTGAAGGATCTAAAAGTGCcatttcattctctttttgtcgaaAAATGGGGCAAAAGTTATCATCTTCGGTTCCATTTGGTAAGGAAAGAGATGAAAAACTGTTACATTCtggtgaaagtgagagagaacctAAAGAAATTAAAGCAGCTGAAGAAACCAGTGATAGTGTTGAGAAAGGTGATGCAGAAAAGTCTGAGAAGTCTTCTGAAGAGAAGCCAGCTGCTAAAGAATTGCCACCTGCTGGAATGCCATTTTTAAAAGTTCTTAACAAAGAACAAACCCTTGAGTTAGACTGGCCTGTTGAAATGATCCAGTATACAAAGACTCAGCCCCCCATAACCTATAGCTGTAATCCTCTCTTCTTTGACTTCAGTGAATTATTACCGAAGAATAAATCTCAGAAAAGCGATGATGTTTCTAAAACTAAAGTAAAAGGGAAAAGTGAGGAGATGTCAACTGTGAAGGTGGAGGTAAATAGCTTCACTAACAAGGATGAACTGAAGGAAAGTAAGCCATTGGCAAGGAAGTCTAAGAAGAAAAAGCGAAAATTGTCCACTCAACATCACTCTGATGAAGATGAACCaaaagcaaagaagaagaagaaaaagaaacacaagaaGAAAGAGCATAAAACAGAGGAAGGTGTTTCTGGCAAAGATGATAATAAGAATGTGTCTGTGGAAAGTGGGAAGAATAAAAgacataagaagaaaaagaaacgatcTCATCAATCTGGCACCAAGTCTGATACTGAGTTAGGAGACGGTGGTGAAGCAGTTCGGAACAAGAGTTCacataaaagcaaacataaaaaacACAAGTCAAGAAAATCCAAGAAGAAAAGGCACAAAAGTGATGAGTTTGAGAAGCAATCCCAAAGTGGCCATGAGAGCGAAGAGGAAACTACAGGTCCATATGGCATCGGTCTGAAAAATAAacagttgaagaaaagaaaatcacaacTGAAATCTGAAAGTGGTAATGTTTCTTCAGAAGAAGAAACTACAGCAGCAGCATCTGATAATAGTAAGGTCACCAAAGTTCACAAAACCAAAGTTAAATTAGTAGGTGTTGATCGAAGTGAATTACCTGAGCTGGACTCTAAGCagtccactgctgctgctactactactgccattTCTATGGGTGAAGAGGAAAAACCTGATGTAAGTAAGAAAAGGCCTGTGAGCGTTGGTACTTCTGGTTCTTTATTTGAATCTATGGATGATTGtaagaaaatttcaaaagaagaaaCTGTTTGTGTAAAGGCTGGTTCTAGCAGCGAGAGGAAGCGCCATTCTGGTGATACTGATTCCCCTTTAAGTAAGAGGAAAGCATCTAAAAATCCTTGTATAAAGAGTGAAGAAGACACATGGAGTAAAATGGAAAATCTATTTGAAGCTCGCTTCGACCCGGAAGGGAACAAAGCATCATGGGACACAAGCAGTGATAGTGATGTTGAATCCCCTGTTAATTCATGTTTGAAGTCTAAAAATAACAGTGAAGTCTTTAAGAGAAAGAAGAATGGTGATGAATCTATACAGaccgataaaaaagaaaataataaaaataataataatagcaacaacaacaataatagtaataacaataatagtaataataaaagtgCATTTTCAAGTTCGAAAGTTGACTCCCGTATTGAAAATTATCATCAAAGCTCTGGAAGTGATACGGATCAGCCTTCTTGCTCTGTACAGAAAAGCTACAAACGAAAGAAATGTTATTCTGGTGAGAGTCATCACAGTGAGAGTCAGTGTCGAAGCAGGGAACATTCTTATAGCTCATCTTACAGCGATAGAGACTCGCATTATTCAGACAAATCAAAACATAGGCACTCTAGGTCACATTCATCCAGCAATTCTCGATCGAGGTCACGATCACGGTCAGTGTCCTACGAAAGACATGGTTCTCACAGAGGTCGACGTTACTCCTACAGTAGTTATTCGGAAGACGACTATCGTTACAGGCGCAGGCGTACGGCATCACGCTCTTGCAGCCGGCACCGGTCTCGAACTCGTTCCAGCTCGTACAGTCATTCTAGAAGATACAGATCCTATTCCAGTGAACACCGGTCATACACTAGCAGCAGTAGCCGGTCAAGAAGTCGATCAGAGTCACGGGGTCGCTCTCGCTCATATTCCTACTCACGATCACACTCCAAATCTTCCTCCTACTCGAGGTCGCGATCAAGGTCACGGTCGTATCATAAGTCTCATTCAAAGTCACGCTCACCCCACAAATCTAAATCAGATTACAGACACAAAAGTAGTCCAGAACCCAGATACAGTTCTTCTTACTCGACCAAAAAATATTCTCAAAGTCTTCAGAGTAAAAAGAGTGACAATGATAAAAGTGGTAAGCTTGATCCTGCTAAAATTCCAATGCCTGGTGATATCAAAGATGGTGGAAGTGACCAACAGGACAAAAGTAAAGGGAAAAGTTCCCCAGGAGAAAGTACCAAGTCAGCTACACCTGTCAGTGAAGCTAGCACTGCAACCACCAGTGTCACTAGCAAGGCTGACACAGCTGGGCAGAGCAACAACAGTGATGCAAAACCAAGCAGTGGTGGCTTGAAAAATATTCCCTTGCCTCCTTTCCAAGTGGCAGAGGCTGCCCACTTGACACCCGAAAATCAAACACGCccaccccctccccctccccaacTCATACCTCCACCGCGCTTCCCAGCTGCTGCAAATGATAATCTCTTGCATCCTCTACCTGACCTCTCGCAGCCACCACCCTCTGCGGCCATCATTCCTACCTGCCCACCACCCCCTCctcccccaccgccaccactcaACATGAACATGCCTGCACTGCCACCTACCAGAATGGGGGCACCGTCATTGTATGGCCACCTCAGCCTGCCCACTCGGGAGCCAACACCCATGAATGTTCCACCTCCGCCACCTCCTCCAAGAACGCCGCTACCATTCACACCTCGGTCGGTGACACGCCTGGAACAGACCAAGGATGGTAGTGTTGTTGTAAAACCTGCAATAgaacaaaatatacaaagcctGCCAGCCACCCCCAGTTTGCTGCCTTTAGTTGTGGAGGCTGTGGAGAAGGAAATGACACCACCTCTTCCACCCCCTAAGTCGCCCCCACCCCAACCACCCCCTCCACCCAAGAAAGAGGATGAGAAAAAGAGCTGTGAAGATATCTCGCCAATGCCACTCCCTATCATCCCTCCAGAACAGGCAGAGCAGTACAAGCACTTACAGGAGATGGCACAGAAACATGCATTAAAGCAACAGAGGCGTCAGCATCAGAAGGAGACAGGCCAAGTTGaagagagtgatgatgatgagtcaatGGAAATGGAAGGGCAGGTTTCGACTGTAGTGTCTGATGAAGAGACCGATGAGCAACCTGGAATTTTGGCTTTGCCGGAACCTGAACCTCAGCACTTACAGCAGCAGATTCTCTTACCGCAGGCGCAACACGCCGGTAGCCCAGTCATTGCACACCACCCTATGGTGCCGTTCTCTCAACAGCAGCAGATAATGATCCCTCCAAATGCGTTGCTCCAGTCTCAGGGCACGTTTCCAATCCAGGCTGGAGGACCAGTTATCGCCATTCCACAGATGTCTCATGGAGCAGCCCATCACCACCATCCGCACCATGCTTTGGCTGGTCACCATGCTCTCCACCATCACTTACATGCAACTGCTGCTGGGCTACCAATAGCTGCTGCAGCCCATCCATTTCATCATCAACTCATCGCGGCTCCCAGTCAACTTATGCCATTGGCTTCACCTCAGCCACTCCTCACTCAGATACACCCCCCAGGCTCAATAATTATAGGTCATCAGGTATATATACCAAGGTTCCCCAGAGCTATTTAA